The following coding sequences lie in one Microvirga sp. 17 mud 1-3 genomic window:
- the leuB gene encoding 3-isopropylmalate dehydrogenase, producing MATHKLLLLPGDGIGPEVMREVEKIVGWFARNGVGFETETDLVGGAAYDAHGASISEAAMARAQEADAVLFGAVGGAKWDGVPYAVRPEAGLLRLRKDLGLFANLRPAICYPALADASSLKREVVEGLDIMIVRELTGGVYFGEPKEIVTLEDGSQRAVDTQLYTTAEIERITRVAFDLAGKRRNKVSSAEKSNVMKTGVLWRQIVTRIHKAEFSGAQLEHVLADNCAMQLVRNPKQFDVIVTDNLFGDILSDIAAMLTGSLGMLPSASLGAEDPKTGSRKALYEPVHGSAPDIAGKGLANPIAMIGSFGMALRYSFGLIEAADLLEKAIANVLASGTRTKDIAAPGANAVGTQEVGDAIVKELSALS from the coding sequence ATGGCAACGCACAAGCTTCTCCTTCTCCCCGGCGACGGCATCGGTCCGGAAGTAATGCGGGAGGTCGAGAAGATCGTGGGCTGGTTCGCCCGGAACGGCGTCGGCTTCGAGACCGAGACGGATCTCGTCGGCGGCGCGGCCTACGACGCCCATGGCGCGTCGATCTCGGAGGCCGCGATGGCGCGCGCCCAGGAGGCCGACGCGGTCCTGTTCGGCGCGGTCGGCGGCGCGAAATGGGACGGCGTTCCTTATGCGGTGCGTCCCGAGGCGGGCCTCCTGCGCCTGCGCAAGGATCTCGGCCTCTTCGCCAATCTGCGCCCGGCGATCTGCTATCCGGCACTCGCCGACGCCTCCTCGCTCAAGCGCGAGGTGGTCGAGGGGCTCGATATCATGATCGTGCGCGAGCTCACCGGCGGCGTTTATTTCGGCGAGCCGAAGGAGATCGTGACTCTGGAGGACGGCTCGCAGCGCGCCGTCGACACCCAGCTCTACACCACGGCCGAGATCGAGCGGATCACCCGCGTCGCCTTCGATCTCGCAGGCAAGCGCCGCAACAAGGTCTCGTCGGCCGAGAAGAGCAACGTCATGAAGACGGGCGTGCTCTGGCGCCAGATCGTCACGCGCATCCACAAGGCGGAATTCTCCGGCGCGCAGCTCGAGCACGTGCTTGCCGACAACTGCGCCATGCAGCTCGTGCGCAACCCGAAGCAGTTCGACGTGATCGTCACGGACAACCTGTTCGGCGACATCCTGTCCGACATTGCCGCCATGCTCACCGGCTCGCTGGGCATGCTGCCTTCCGCGTCGCTCGGCGCCGAGGATCCCAAGACCGGTAGCCGCAAGGCCCTCTACGAGCCGGTCCACGGCTCCGCGCCGGACATCGCCGGCAAGGGCCTCGCGAACCCGATCGCCATGATAGGCTCCTTCGGCATGGCCCTGCGCTATTCCTTCGGCCTCATCGAGGCAGCGGATCTCCTGGAGAAGGCCATCGCAAACGTGCTGGCCTCGGGCACCCGCACG
- a CDS encoding bifunctional serine/threonine-protein kinase/universal stress protein, which produces MRWRLQAGMMVDGFELHEHLGTGGMAQIWAVTRPGEPAPLIMKIPMLIDSDDPLPIVCFETEQMIMPRLSGPHVPRFVAAGPLDPMPYIVMERIPGDSLKARLEEVPLPWPEVAATGAKVAHALHDLHLQHVIHLDVKPSNVMIRDTGEAVLIDYGFARHELLPDLLAEEFREPFGTTPYMAPEQVLQDRADPRSDLFALGVMLYFFVTGERPFGTPRGGQIRRRLWRDPVPPRALRPDCPPWLQEVILRCLEVDPQDRYATAAQLALDLENPEQVRLTERAERLEQDSGMKTFRRWLKARKAQPLERPNIAGQLSRAPIVLVAIDLSPGSEDLAEALRLMVRRILSIEGEARLACVNILKTSRLAVDILEDEAGRSLHVQRRVQLEHWGASLDVPKERISYSVLGAPDPAAALVDYARHNEVDHIVIGARASSALRRYLGSVSSQVVAQAPCSVTVVRTPRDRRPAHG; this is translated from the coding sequence ATGCGCTGGCGCCTGCAGGCGGGCATGATGGTCGACGGCTTCGAACTCCACGAGCATCTGGGCACGGGCGGCATGGCGCAGATCTGGGCGGTGACGCGCCCGGGCGAGCCGGCGCCGCTCATCATGAAGATCCCGATGCTCATCGACAGCGACGATCCCCTGCCCATCGTCTGCTTCGAGACCGAGCAGATGATCATGCCGCGCCTGTCGGGCCCGCATGTGCCGCGCTTCGTCGCCGCCGGTCCCCTTGATCCGATGCCTTATATCGTCATGGAGCGGATCCCGGGCGATTCCCTGAAGGCCCGCCTCGAGGAGGTGCCCCTGCCCTGGCCCGAGGTGGCGGCGACCGGCGCCAAGGTGGCCCATGCCCTCCACGACCTGCATCTCCAGCACGTCATCCATCTCGACGTGAAGCCGAGCAACGTGATGATCCGGGATACCGGCGAGGCGGTGCTCATCGATTACGGCTTCGCCCGGCATGAGCTGCTCCCCGATCTCCTCGCCGAGGAGTTCCGCGAGCCCTTCGGGACCACGCCCTACATGGCGCCCGAGCAGGTGCTGCAGGACCGGGCCGATCCACGCAGCGATCTCTTCGCGCTCGGCGTGATGCTGTATTTCTTCGTCACGGGCGAGCGCCCCTTCGGCACGCCGCGCGGCGGGCAGATCCGCCGGCGCCTCTGGCGGGACCCGGTGCCGCCGCGGGCCCTCAGGCCCGATTGTCCGCCCTGGCTGCAGGAGGTGATCCTGCGCTGCCTGGAGGTCGACCCGCAGGACCGCTACGCCACCGCGGCCCAGCTCGCCCTCGACCTGGAGAACCCCGAACAGGTGCGGCTCACCGAGCGAGCGGAGCGCCTGGAGCAGGACAGCGGGATGAAGACCTTCCGGCGCTGGCTGAAGGCCCGCAAGGCCCAGCCGCTGGAACGGCCCAACATCGCCGGCCAGCTCTCCCGCGCGCCCATCGTCCTCGTGGCCATCGATCTCTCGCCGGGCAGCGAGGACCTTGCCGAGGCCCTGCGCCTGATGGTCCGGCGCATTCTCTCCATCGAGGGCGAGGCACGGCTCGCCTGCGTCAACATCCTCAAGACCTCGCGCCTCGCAGTCGACATCCTGGAGGACGAGGCGGGACGGAGCCTCCATGTCCAGCGCAGGGTCCAGCTCGAGCATTGGGGCGCGTCCCTGGATGTTCCCAAGGAGAGGATCTCCTACAGTGTGCTGGGGGCGCCCGACCCGGCGGCGGCGCTCGTCGACTATGCGCGCCACAACGAGGTCGACCATATCGTGATCGGCGCGCGGGCCTCCTCGGCGCTGCGGCGCTATCTCGGCAGCGTCTCGTCCCAGGTAGTGGCGCAGGCGCCCTGCTCGGTCACGGTGGTCAGAACGCCGAGGGACCGGCGCCCCGCGCATGGCTGA